The following are encoded in a window of Leptodactylus fuscus isolate aLepFus1 chromosome 9, aLepFus1.hap2, whole genome shotgun sequence genomic DNA:
- the CAPS gene encoding calcyphosin — translation MAAISQLEREMMSKARRQIPQCQDPVERLRLQCLARGASGIKGLGRAFRIMDDNYSNSLDLEEFTKGLHNYGLTLEPEEVKDIFDQFDTNGNGTINFDEFLNSVRPPMSSARRQVILEAFQKMDKTGDGIITVEDLKGVYNPKCHQKYQNGEWNERQVFQHFLENFDSPNNKDGQVTEEEFLNYYSGVSASIDNDAYFVVMMKHEWKI, via the exons ATGGCTGCAATATCCCAGCTGGAGCGAGAAATGATGTCTAAAGCTCGACGTCAGATTCCCCAGTGCCAGGACCCTGTGGAGAGGCTGAGGCTGCAATGTCTGGCCAGAGGGGCATCTGGAATTAAAGGTCTTGGAAG AGCTTTTCGTATCATGGATGATAATTACAGTAACTCTTTGGATTTAGAAGAATTCACAAAAGGACTGCACAACTATGGTCTCACCCTAGAACCAGAAGAAGTGAAGGACATTTTTGATCAATTTGACACAAATGGGAATGGAACCATAAACTTTGATGAATTCTTGAACTCAGTCAGG CCTCCAATGTCCAGCGCTCGTAGACAAGTCATACTAGAGGCTTTTCAGAAAATGGACAAGACGGGGGATGGGATTATTACTGTTGAGGATCTGAAAGGCGTCTACAATCCAAAATGTCACCAGAAGTATCAGAATGGAGAGTGGAATGAGAGACAAGTGTTCCAACATTTCTTGGAGAACTTTGATTCACCCAATAACAAGGATGGACAG GTGACAGAAGAAGAATTCTTGAATTATTACAGCGGAGTCAGTGCCTCTATAGACAACGACGCATACTTTGTGGTGATGATGAAGCACGAATGGAAAATTTAA